In Gadus morhua chromosome 2, gadMor3.0, whole genome shotgun sequence, the DNA window AAGTGGGGCAACGGGTCGAAGCTGTTCTCCAGCATCTGCGAGGACTCCAGGGCGGCGACGGGGCCCGCCATGAAGCCGGGGGCCGGGGCTTGCTGCGGCGGCTGGGGCTTCATGTGGATGGTGGCCTGGAGGCCGGGGGCCTGGGAAATGAGGCCAGGGGGTCCGCTGTGCACGTGCGGGTGGCTCTTCTTCCCGTCCTTCACTAActggctcttcttcttctgcagctTGGGGATCAGGCCGGTCACCTCCGCCTCGCTGTCTGAGCTGGAGCCGCTGCTCTCCGAGGAGGAGCCCGCCTTCTTGGAGGCGACCATCAGGGCCTCCGCCGGTTTCTCCACTGAGGAAGGGAACACACCCACGTCGTGAGCTCCAGAAGGTCACGTTCAAACATGACCCATCGCCTCAACGGcctcatgcatgcatgtgtgagcaGGGAATGGAAATACCTACTGTATGAATGCAATAATGAATGGAATACCCATGAATGGAATAACGTTTTCTGAATAATTTCAAATGTTCTGATGATGTTTATAATGATTTACTGCTTTTAGATTATCACTGTTGGGTGAATTACGATTCTGTCATTTTGGTGACACCCAACGTCGGTCTttttaaaaacaataacaataaatgaCAAGACAACGGCGAGCTCCTCGCAGAGCACCCGCTCACCTGAaaccttcttcttcttgcgGAGGCAGGTGGACACGTATCGCTCCAGCTCCCGCAGCGTGGACGGCTTCAGCGTCTCGAAGTCGATCTCGATCTCGTCCGGGTTGGAGTTCTTGAGCGAGGGCTCGCGGGACTGGATGATGTGGACCACGCGGCCCAGCTTGTCGCCCGGCAGCTTGTTGATGTCCAGGCTGAGCTGCCGCTTCTCCTCGTAGGACATGGGCTTGCACTTCTCCCACGTGGCCGACGAGCCGGCCGACATGGCCATGGCCGCGGCCGGCTCGTCCTCCAGGCTGGGGGTGGGTAGCAGGGTGGGCGGGTGGCTGTTCTTGACGCCGTCCTTCTTACTGCAAGGGTCACACGCCGAAGAATAGGGGCGTTAGACACTTTATAAAATAGAAGTCATACTGTTGATACGGTCCGTTTTGTTTGTCCCGTTAGTCTTTACTTTAGCGTCTATCTTTGCTGCTAttagtatttagtatttatattgtattgtatcttGTCCTGTGTTTGCCACTGTTTCTGGGCTTTTGTAACAAAGGAATTTCCCTtccgggggattaataaagttgttatctatCTTTCTTAAGGGAGGGTTCCTCTGGAAGCCGGTTTAGGATGTAGGCAAGTGGCCGTCTGTTTGTGAGGCCCTTGGGGAACTGACTAATGTGCAGTTCATCTAATGGCCTATAGGTGGCTCGGTGGTTGGATGCAACAAGACCGGGCACAATTCTAAGTCACTCTGAAAATTGGGATTTCATTCTCTTAATATAAAGCGGATACATTTCTTTGTTATAATCTCAGTGGCTAGTTCTCAATATACTcccaatattattaatattgagaGGTCCCAGACAGTTTTATTTCAGTAACGAGTTATTGTTTTAATATCAATTAATTTTGGCCATAGTCCACTGCTTCGTGGACATTCAATTCCTGCCATCAATGTGCGTAATGGCAGCGCCTATTAAGTGAAAACGAAGTCACGGAAGCTACGTCCTTATTCTTTAGTCTATAGATCCAGGTAAAAAGGATAGATGAGGTGACGTGAAACGCCGAAATCCCAAATCTCAATATATATTTCATGGTTTATGCCTATGAATACCGGGTTCAGCGTTTTAGTAATTGTATGCAGTTATTCATCACTGTGATTCCTGCAAGGAGTTTAAACCGTTTACACTCACATGGTACAGTGCCAAACGCTTTCATCCCCCCCATCATTTAATAACGTTAAGAGATCCCTCTTTTAACACGACCCATTAACCTGATAATCTAGAAATGCGTCATACTTCAGAAGGAGCAGCGGTTCTACCTCGTCTTTCTAGTATGCAAAGTAGCTATAAGTGCGGTGCCAACTGCATCCTGCCACAACAATATATTAGTGTCCCCCAGCTCCAGTGCACCACAGCAGCCCGGACCGACCTGGGCTTCTTCTTGGGCAGCAGGTCCTTGCTGCTACTGTGGCTGGTCTTGACCTTCTTGGGGAGCTGCAGCACCGGCATGGGCTCCTGGATCTCGTCCACCAGGGCCGTCATCAGGCCTCCCTTCTTCTTatgcttctccttcttcttctccttcttctctttttccttctccttctccttcctcttggGCTTGGTGGCCTGCGGTTGGGAGAGGGCGGCCAGCTGCTCGTGGACCGCCTTCAGCTGTAGCACAGAGACGAGCCGCTTTATGGTGAAACCGGCACAGAATGACTGAGACAGACTTCGGACAATCATAATGGAGACGCTTCATTTTGAGGAATACTGCGACCTTAAAGGTGCTTTGACCCCCGAGGACATGTGCGTTCGCTGCTTAAAATCGAAGCAAAACGACGTCCCTGAATGAATAAACTACAGTCCCACCCCTCCagctcccctccccaccacacACCTGCTCCTGGAGCTCGGCCAGCCGCTGGGCCCGCTCCTCCTCAGAGTCgtccgtggaggaggaggaggaggaggaggaggagctggagctgtCGGAGGAGGAGCCGATGCGGCCCAGCGGGGGCTGGGGCTTGACGGGGGCGGGGTGGTGCAGCAGCGTGGGGGGCGGCGGCACCGCCATCGGCTTCATGTCCAGCTCGTCCGGCATCTTGGCGAAGCGCATCTCAAACACGTCCTGTGGGGTCCAGCAAGAGACCAtttagcttttctttttttaaatcacaaaacttTGATATGACCACAGATGAAAATGTTTGATTCTAAACTTGGCATACATGTAGAGGTGAGAGATATGTAAAGGGGGGGGGATATGTTAAGGGGTGAGCGACATGTTAGGATAGGCATGAGAAAGTTTAGGAGTCGACATGTTTAGAGTTTGACGGAGAGTCCCTGTACCTGTAGCTTGCGTGCCATGCCCACAACTTCGTGGTCGGGGGGGTTGTACTTGTAACAGTTTGAAAACATTAACCGCACGTCCGCAGCAAACTCCTGGGCTTCCCGGTATTGCCTGTTCTCCAGCTTGGCCTGGGGAGCACGTTGTCAACAATAAGCGTCGCCCACATTCCTCCCGTTCGTTACACTCAACAGCCACGTGACACAGCGATGTGGCAGTTTTGCCGCAAACCGCAAAACAcaacacgatcacacacacaccttgatgcTGCTGAGGTCCATGGGGTGTTTGATGATCTCGTGGTAGTCGTGGAGCCGCAGCGCGTTCACGTCCACGGGCTTGTAGAAGGGCCAGGCGTAGGCCGTGTGCTTCTTTGAGAGCATCTCTCTCACCAGGCTGCCGCAGTAGCCCAGCTGGTCCTGGGGCTTGGGGCTGAGCCCGCCGCCGCTGGCCCCCGTACCCATGGCTACGTGGTGCTGGGAGTCGGGCGCCTCTTTCTTGATGACTTTGTTGGGCCGCACGCCCTCCCGCCTGGGCAACGTCTTGCCCGACTTGGACTCGGCCGCCGGCGACGACTCGCTCATCTGGTCGTTGGCCGTGGGCGTTGTGGTGTCCGCTTTCCTCTTCTGGCTCTTTCTCGGCTGGACGGCGACAGGAGAGAGCGTTGGAGATAATGAGACACCGTGGTGGCACAGCGTGGCCGAGCATGTCGAAGCACAACTATACTGTGAGTTACTAATTGTAAGCTATATCTCTGCAAAGACGGGAGGAGAAAAGTCTGACACATTCCGTCTCAGATAATGAGGCTGTAGTACAGCGTATCAGATACTCTGCCGCAACACCCTAATGtcccatctgggattaataaggtacatccagtgtttcccccagcactgtatggttaagaaggccgccttaacaacaatagggccccgccttgactaccactgtaaattaaataatatatttataattattattttttttaaattatgcaTCAACAAAAGGACAGAACTCCCGTAGTCAAGTTTTTACTTTgtacccccccccactccatgACCACCTTGACCAAAATATTTTCCGCCTCTGTAAGCTCGACTCACTTTGATCATCGGCGGGAGGGTGTTCTGCAGCATGGGGGCCGAGCTCTGGATGGCCAGAGGCGGGAgggtggtgtgggtgggggcCGGCAAGAGGGGCATGACGTGTGCTTGAGGGATGCAGTCCATGGGGGCCATGGAGTAGGGGGCTCCCAGCTGCGGCGCGTGGCTGGGTAACGTAGGGGGCACGCGGGGCGGGAGGGCCTGCATCACAGGCTGGGGAGGTAGCGACGGGGGGCCCTGCATCGGCCCCCGGGTCTGAGGCGGAGCGGAGAGGTTTGACAGGCCACGTGTGTGAGGGGTCGTGTTCGGCGAATCCACCAGGGGCCCCGGCTTCATGCTCATACCTGGtggagagacacaaagagaggtgGGTGGTATTAACGCTCTGAACGCGCCGTCCATCACTATGGCATGAGCGCAAAGACGTCAAGCGCCCACAGCGGTTCCCACCTTTCTCTCTGGCCTATTTGAATAAAACCCAGGGGATCTATGGTCTATAAGGACTGTATATTGAAGCACCATCCCAGGCTCTGTTGCGACTGCATGGTCTACAAGTTTGTCGCCTACTAGTTTGCCCTAACCCCAAATCCAAGAACAACATCTTTCTTAACTTCAGGCCAAAGAAATCGGTCCCTTTCAACTACAGCCAACAGAGCTAGGGGTCAATCTTATCCCCCATTATTTTCTCGACTTGCATGCTTCCCTGTGGCCAGTCGCATCGGTTGTATATCCTACAATTTTTACATCCACAACACTCCGCTGAATGAATAAGTAATTCCAGACGATTTCAGCAACCTAGCCACTCTCCAACCTGTTTAGCCTCTATAAAACAGACCGGATGTCACTCAAGGTCctcatttaaaaatacattctgGAAAGAACAGCTTCTTAATCTCATCCCTGAAAGACTTGCACCACTGGCCCCCAATGTCAATCCAAACTCTAAGAATCCAGCCGTTATATTTGACCCTCAATAGAAATTCAAACACCTGTCCACAAAATGGACTCAGTCCCGTTTCTTTCAACTCTCAGACATTGACATAGTTGGACAGCGTACCTCCTTCTCGCCTGCCCCGGCCGCGGCCCTTCCCCGTCATGACGACGATCTCGGTCTCCTCCTCGGGCATCTCGGACACCTTCTGGAGGAACACCTTCTCCAGGGCCTCGGCCATCAGGACTATGTCGTCTCCTGGCtgcagggggagacggagagtgtTGTTGATCCCAGTTCAGTTTGAGTTATGAGAGAATTGATGGTTCCAAGTGCtcggaaaaaaacacacaggccCAGGTTACCTTGTTGTATATGTAGCAGTTGGTGAACATGGCGGTGAAGTCGTGGATACATTCTTGGGCATTCCAGTAGTAATGGTTTTCAAGCCTTTTCTTGATTGTTCCCATGTCCATAGGATATTTGATAATATTGTAGTAGTCCTGAAAGAAATAGGGGGAATGTAGACCAACACTGTTAGCGTTTATTCTAGGTGTGTAACTCTGCTTTAAATGTTGAATGCTTTCCGTAATGCAGTGCAAGAACATGGTTGAGGTTATCACATATCACTGGCTTGTAATGGTTTCTGTTAACATTAGTTCTTTGAATAGGTTCAGAAGATCAGTTTCATTACTGCTTAGATGTCCAATTCCCATCCGAGTTGGGACTAACCGTGGTCAGAAAATGACCTTATAAAAACAAATATGCTTCTAAATAAATGCAATGGCTCCAGGTCAACTGCATTGCTCCACTAAATTTAACTCTTAGCTAAAATGTTAAATTTTGTATGAAAAATGTATTCCCAATTTTGACATTGATTCTCCTTTTTGGGGTTAAATTAAAGATGCACAAGAGACACTGTGTTGCATTGTGCGTACACTACAGATCCAGACAAGCACCGACAACTTACAGGCAGGCTGAGCTTGACAGCATCCACCGGCAGGTGAAAAGGCCAAGCGAAGTTGTGCTTCCACAGGGACTTGAGCACCACCTTCAGCAGGTACTGCAGCTGGTTGGTCTGCCGCTTGGGTCTGTTGGGGTTGATGTActccggggggagggggttggccCCGGTGCCGCCCACGTGCACCTTAGCTGGGGGCTGcccctggctgctgctgctgctgctgcttcccgaCATCTGGGAAGCATTCAGGCCGTCCCCCATGCTAGGAAAGTGGCGTGCAGGTTGGGGTCCCGGAGCGGGTGGTGGAAGctgaggtggagcaggagcaggGGCAGGGGCGAaggcggtggtgttggtgggacACCAGTTCAGTCTTGGCCCCGGCACAGACTCCACTGACAGAGCACTGCTGATCCCATTGCACTCCTCACTGGACTCTCTGCAGATGAAAAGCGGAAGAGGTTGGGAAGCCATTACGCGACAAGTCGGGCACTGATTGAATTTGGTACAGAGCCACCGTTATGACGAAGCGCTGATTCAATTTCTTCTAAGTGAAGTGGTCCCAGCTACTGAAATATCAATTGGAGCCTAAAGCTTAACCCCAGAATTACAAATCAATATATTCACATTTGCAACACAAGTCAACGTAGAAATTGTGTGTTGTATCCAACacacaatttcaaaaatatcttTGTTTGAATTTAATTACGGCCAGGGATGTGTACAGCTTTTTATTAAGTTATGATCATCCCCTATGAATCATTATTTGTGGGCAATACACCAAACACTCGAAACTATGATAGGTCACTTGACGGCTTCTCAAAACTTGTTTGTCAGGGTTGTTTATGTACCAGTGACAGACAGGGATGGGATAAATTATGAATTGAATCATTCCATTACAATTCCATTTGATTATGTACAAAGTAGTTTTTTGGTTGGTTATTACAATGATATTATACAGTTTATTTCAGCCAAACACAAGGCCAAGTTGAAGTTGAATTGGCCCATGCATTAGCCAATTAGCCTGAGTGCAAgaaaactctccctctcttttaatTAGTTTTATCGGTTTCTGATTTTGATACATACTCTATATGGCAAGTGCAATATATGTAATGGTCATAACACTGAAATCGCACAAGCGCTGCAGTATAATTAATTAAAGACAGTATACTATAGCCCGGGTGATCATATTATCAAAAgcaaattacatttaaatatctATAATTAACACTAAGGTAGGTAAACGATTCGATatataataaaacaagaaacaagAGACAGGGTAGGCTGATAGTTAAATTCAACATTAGAAAAACTAAACTGTGTCTTTCTCCAATCAGTTATAAGTGCTTTGATTAGCATGAATTCATCCAGGAAGTCTATGAGATGATAAATCCCAGAAAAGTGTATGCCTTAATGTGTATTTCAGCACTAAAAAACTAATTTCACCATCTTTCAGATACAACCCATGATCCAAACCATTAACAAAGAAGAACGAATGTGCCGGTTGTTTACTAGCAACAAGCACTTAGCCTTTAAGTAAAGCCTTATTTAGTGTTGGCCGATGACCGGCCACGTACACACTCGTGCGATGTGGCCGATATGCCTCGAGCCACTTGTACTCAAAACGTATGGGAAACAAGGTGTACGCCGGAGTGCAAAGACTGCTTGGCAGACGTCCGCGTATACGTTTCCCCCCAGTTTATTTAAACTATGTAAACAACTCAAGGAATGCCGCGACTCTGCCCTACGAGGTCATGGGCTGATCCCTTTGGCTATCTTATGACAGCTGGAAGAGAGGGTCAGGGTccagcacaccaacacacacacacacacacacacacacacgactaacTATAGCTGGGAAACTCCTGTACACCCCAGTTAACCCAGCTGAGTTATATCATTAAACAACTTTGTGAAAATAATGATAGTAGGTTATAGTATTATTAGTCGTAGTCAATGTTAATAATAGTAGAAATAATGATAATAGcataacttgtagtttatgatagTAACAAtgaagagagaagaaagaataataAAGAGAAGCATGACCCACTCTCGGACACCAACATCATAATCAACCGCTACTCCCTCCCGCACGCCAATTTGCTAACATAGGGGATGGCCTGAATCCTGCCCGGATGTGGGCCATGGTTGATTGCAGATctgcacagccacacacacattatactaCAAGTTTCCAAAATACGCTCTCTGGGACCACGCCTCAACGACCAATGTCCAGAcgagctccacacatccccacacaccccacctcGCCTCGCATGTGACCCGTGGTCATGATGTCGAGGACGTGCTAAAAGGCACTTCGATGTCACAAACAGAAAGTTATGTGCCATCAGAGCAGAGTGGAACATTTGCAAAGTGGTTGGCAGaaaattattatcattatttttttttacttttctccaTATATTCTTATTTCTGTAACACTAATAAAATGGCATAATTACTGAAGATCTATGACATTAACTTTGTTGAAAAGGTTCACTGCCCCTATAGGAATGCAGGTTAAAGTTCAATAGACTTAAGTGGCCAACAAGGTTATCTACACAGAAAAAGTGATGGCCATATACAAACACAGAATGCATGATTACAGTCTTCCCCAGTTGGGACGGGATGCACATCCCTGACAGTGCATGGACTTTGACAACCATGCAACTGACCAAATAACTATTTACCGTATAACGGTGACCATAGAGGTCCAAGTCAACATGGCCTTTTTTTCCTCCTTCAACATTTCCCAGAAATTATTCTTAAAAAGGATATAGATTACGGATCTTAAATAAATGACAACCCCCCCGCAGGCCACCGAGTTACATGCCAAAATGAGGATTTCACAACctcacacaataaataaaatacacttcGTTCGTTTGGTGAAAATGTCTACAACCAGTAGTCAGACTCTCACTATTTCATAGCAGTGTTGCACCATATCAGTGTTTTGCTGTGAGGTGGGTCGAGCCTGGCCAACCGTTGCCTGCTTACTCATGCTGCCTCTGCCGTCACCAGGCTTCTGGGAAACCTATCCTTTTCCTGTGGCTGGCTGCATTCCTGCATAACCTCTGTCCTTCAGGGCTCAGGTCAGCCACATCAGGGCTAGGGTGATCACGAAGGCTACAGGGATACAATCACTGTACTAACAGTCAGAAAATACGTGActagacataaaaaaaaaagaggacaaCTTTGGTAGGAAAGAATGTCCCTGAAACATAAATGTAAGTGTCTGATCAACAAAGAATTGTTTGAaataatgtatttaaaaaaggagaAGAGGTCGCACAGTTCAATACAACAATACGATGATGCATAGGGGCCCTTAAGACACAGAATAGTGCATGAGACCATGTAATGAGTCACTCTCATTACAGGAAGCAGGCCAGGACCGTGTGATCACTGCCTTGGCCAGCCCAAGGCATTTCAACGAAATGCAGAGCCTCTTGTATGAAAGCACGGGGGGCTAAAACATGAACAGGTGATCAGTATAGAAGTTTCAACTGGTATCAAAATAGGAAGTTATTAACTTGCCGGCTATAGTAAGTATTTCCatttgattcatattttttgtGAAGTCCCAAGCAGTCCATAGTACAACAATTATTAACATTTACAGCTGCTTAATAACGAAATCTTAAAAATCATTAAAGGTTACAACATAAAATCCCTCAGAGCATCTTGAATAACTTACCATCAAGACCTTGCAAGTTGATCACATTTCAGTTTCATGCTTAAGATTGGTCCGGCATCCATCCCATTGGAaccaacttaaaaaaaaaaagaagaaaaaaaaaaaagtggaccGACCAAACACTAGAAGGAGTTTTAGGGTATAACTGACTGGGCTGTAATTTACAACTCCACCTATTCTGAGAAAAGTCTTCAGGGCAATTTTCTGTAGATCTTTTAACATCGTTATTCAGTCCATTTCAGATAACATGGTTTCGATTGCTCTGTTGATCGCTACCCTTTCTTCTCGCGCCATCATCGTTTTAATTTAATTCTGCAGAATGTGATACTCACTCCGTGCTTTGTCATGAACTAAAAACCAGCTTGCCCTACAACTGATTGGGCCATCAACCTTTTGTTTTGAAGTTAAAAGAGGATTGCAATCTGAACTTGCAAGCCTAGGATAGTGTCACGAGGCTAATGGGGTGGCGTGTTGGAGAAAAACATTTCCAAATATCTCTGCACTGCCAAAGCGTTGTtggttttaattaaaatatCCTTACCACCCTCCAATTCTGTTTAATAGCTCACAAAACAATGTCTCTTCCATAAAACACTACTCACCACTAGCATTTTAGGTTTACAGCCCTCTTCTGCAATGAGACACGATTGTGTTTACAGTTCCAACATGGCGAAGATAATGCGAATGGATCTTGTAAAATCCTGCCATGCATGTTACGGGCGGGCGGGAAGTCTGTAACCTAGTAGCTCAAGTATCCAACAAGGAAATAAGTATTAATGTGTTTGGCTCTGGGACACAGTAAAAAAGCCCCCCAATTGTGTTTACTGATATGTCTTAGAAACGAGGTGACAGAACGCTGGATAGGACAGTTAACCCGGGAGTAAAACTGTTTTCTGATTGCCCTGCACCTGGGGGATTCTGTTCCataatttaagaacaaacaataGTAAGTGATTAAACATACAATCAAGAGCACAAaagccttttatttttttctaattacACTGCTAGATGCCTAATGTTTTTTAGTGGTTTGAAATTGCTGAA includes these proteins:
- the brd4 gene encoding bromodomain-containing protein 4 isoform X2 translates to MDYKMHAKSNDLLDFQKLDALLEKIAHSVSMKRESSEECNGISSALSVESVPGPRLNWCPTNTTAFAPAPAPAPPQLPPPAPGPQPARHFPSMGDGLNASQMSGSSSSSSSQGQPPAKVHVGGTGANPLPPEYINPNRPKRQTNQLQYLLKVVLKSLWKHNFAWPFHLPVDAVKLSLPDYYNIIKYPMDMGTIKKRLENHYYWNAQECIHDFTAMFTNCYIYNKPGDDIVLMAEALEKVFLQKVSEMPEEETEIVVMTGKGRGRGRREGGMSMKPGPLVDSPNTTPHTRGLSNLSAPPQTRGPMQGPPSLPPQPVMQALPPRVPPTLPSHAPQLGAPYSMAPMDCIPQAHVMPLLPAPTHTTLPPLAIQSSAPMLQNTLPPMIKPRKSQKRKADTTTPTANDQMSESSPAAESKSGKTLPRREGVRPNKVIKKEAPDSQHHVAMGTGASGGGLSPKPQDQLGYCGSLVREMLSKKHTAYAWPFYKPVDVNALRLHDYHEIIKHPMDLSSIKAKLENRQYREAQEFAADVRLMFSNCYKYNPPDHEVVGMARKLQDVFEMRFAKMPDELDMKPMAVPPPPTLLHHPAPVKPQPPLGRIGSSSDSSSSSSSSSSSSTDDSEEERAQRLAELQEQLKAVHEQLAALSQPQATKPKRKEKEKEKEKKEKKKEKHKKKGGLMTALVDEIQEPMPVLQLPKKVKTSHSSSKDLLPKKKPSKKDGVKNSHPPTLLPTPSLEDEPAAAMAMSAGSSATWEKCKPMSYEEKRQLSLDINKLPGDKLGRVVHIIQSREPSLKNSNPDEIEIDFETLKPSTLRELERYVSTCLRKKKKVSVEKPAEALMVASKKAGSSSESSGSSSDSEAEVTGLIPKLQKKKSQLVKDGKKSHPHVHSGPPGLISQAPGLQATIHMKPQPPQQAPAPGFMAGPVAALESSQMLENSFDPLPHFGQPLMHLPHHAGNAASPAAPQHNAHPAAGPASPETHPFLNQHPALTPAGETPSLHNAMPQQPSRPSHKAAAMPAKPPLQQQQAVAPPQPQPAMPVPQHPQPPPAPQQQQQQQPPPQQQLQPQSSAPPPAPPPPQQQQHQQHQLPPHILHPPQPLHQRPLSLSPPTLTPQGLLSSQPPQMLLEEDDEEPGPTMPLSQMHLYLQQLQQGRQPQQPQQLMQSLQAQARQQQQQQQQQQQQQQQQQQQQQQQQLQQQQQQQQQQQQQQQQLQQQQQQQQQQQQQQQQQQQQQPVQQLSAQPLMQSVQVQSQLASLAPPELSAQAQAPPAPSHQAKPQQMPMHQARHMQHTQQTQQQQQMGYQQGPGQAAGPQSSQHKVPGLSAKPQHNIIHQQQQQQPSPRQIKADHYNAGHHRDNPSPLMMHSPQLPQYPPVVHQSPPHSMQPKKQRVPVSHAGPKEERLAPSPVMRGEPFNPAMRPDHHKHPDSKPSIAGHGQQNAKSMDSSRPVIRSSESSGPPPSLQDKEKFRQESKAPVAPKKVQEVKLKNMGSWASLAQKATSAPSSALKSSSDSFEQFRRALREKEEREKALKAQAEQAEKERIRREQEKLRGRDEEEVMEAPRRVHEEPRRRQEQQHMQPPPQQQQPPPQQQQQPEPQPAPVQQAVQQPPTPPQPAAHNPMDQQRELARRREQERRRREAMAATIDMNFQSDLMAIFEENLF
- the brd4 gene encoding bromodomain-containing protein 4 isoform X3, coding for MDYKMHAKSNDLLDFQKLDALLEKIAHSVSMKRESSEECNGISSALSVESVPGPRLNWCPTNTTAFAPAPAPAPPQLPPPAPGPQPARHFPSMGDGLNASQMSGSSSSSSSQGQPPAKVHVGGTGANPLPPEYINPNRPKRQTNQLQYLLKVVLKSLWKHNFAWPFHLPVDAVKLSLPDYYNIIKYPMDMGTIKKRLENHYYWNAQECIHDFTAMFTNCYIYNKPGDDIVLMAEALEKVFLQKVSEMPEEETEIVVMTGKGRGRGRREGGMSMKPGPLVDSPNTTPHTRGLSNLSAPPQTRGPMQGPPSLPPQPVMQALPPRVPPTLPSHAPQLGAPYSMAPMDCIPQAHVMPLLPAPTHTTLPPLAIQSSAPMLQNTLPPMIKPRKSQKRKADTTTPTANDQMSESSPAAESKSGKTLPRREGVRPNKVIKKEAPDSQHHVAMGTGASGGGLSPKPQDQLGYCGSLVREMLSKKHTAYAWPFYKPVDVNALRLHDYHEIIKHPMDLSSIKAKLENRQYREAQEFAADVRLMFSNCYKYNPPDHEVVGMARKLQDVFEMRFAKMPDELDMKPMAVPPPPTLLHHPAPVKPQPPLGRIGSSSDSSSSSSSSSSSSTDDSEEERAQRLAELQEQLKAVHEQLAALSQPQATKPKRKEKEKEKEKKEKKKEKHKKKGGLMTALVDEIQEPMPVLQLPKKVKTSHSSSKDLLPKKKPSKKDGVKNSHPPTLLPTPSLEDEPAAAMAMSAGSSATWEKCKPMSYEEKRQLSLDINKLPGDKLGRVVHIIQSREPSLKNSNPDEIEIDFETLKPSTLRELERYVSTCLRKKKKVSVEKPAEALMVASKKAGSSSESSGSSSDSEAEVTGLIPKLQKKKSQLVKDGKKSHPHVHSGPPGLISQAPGLQATIHMKPQPPQQAPAPGFMAGPVAALESSQMLENSFDPLPHFGQPLMHLPHHAGNAASPAAPQHNAHPAAGPASPETHPFLNQHPALTPAGETPSLHNAMPQQPSRPSHKAAAMPAKPPLQQQQAVAPPQPQPAMPVPQHPQPPPAPQQQQQQQPPPQQQLQPQSSAPPPAPPPPQQQQHQQHQLPPHILHPPQPLHQRPLSLSPPTLTPQGLLSSQPPQMLLEEDDEEPGPTMPLSQMHLYLQQLQQGRQPQQPQQLMQSLQAQARQQQQQQQQQQQQQQQQQQQQQQQQLQQQQQQQQQQQQQQQQLQQQQQQQQQQQQQQQQQQQQQPVQQLSAQPLMQSVQVQSQLASLAPPELSAQAQAPPAPSHQAKPQQMPMHQARHMQHTQQTQQQQQMGYQQGPGQAAGPQSSQHKVPGLSAKPQHNIIHQQQQQQPSPRQIKADHYNAGHHRDNPSPLMMHSPQLPQYPPVVHQSPPHSMQPKKQQRVPVSHAGPKEERLAPSPVMRGEPFNPAMRPDHHKHPDSKPSIAGHGQQNAKSMDSSRPVIRSSESSGPPPSLQDKEKFRQESKAPVAPKKEVKLKNMGSWASLAQKATSAPSSALKSSSDSFEQFRRALREKEEREKALKAQAEQAEKERIRREQEKLRGRDEEEVMEAPRRVHEEPRRRQEQQHMQPPPQQQQPPPQQQQQPEPQPAPVQQAVQQPPTPPQPAAHNPMDQQRELARRREQERRRREAMAATIDMNFQSDLMAIFEENLF
- the brd4 gene encoding bromodomain-containing protein 4 isoform X4, with amino-acid sequence MGDGLNASQMSGSSSSSSSQGQPPAKVHVGGTGANPLPPEYINPNRPKRQTNQLQYLLKVVLKSLWKHNFAWPFHLPVDAVKLSLPDYYNIIKYPMDMGTIKKRLENHYYWNAQECIHDFTAMFTNCYIYNKPGDDIVLMAEALEKVFLQKVSEMPEEETEIVVMTGKGRGRGRREGGMSMKPGPLVDSPNTTPHTRGLSNLSAPPQTRGPMQGPPSLPPQPVMQALPPRVPPTLPSHAPQLGAPYSMAPMDCIPQAHVMPLLPAPTHTTLPPLAIQSSAPMLQNTLPPMIKPRKSQKRKADTTTPTANDQMSESSPAAESKSGKTLPRREGVRPNKVIKKEAPDSQHHVAMGTGASGGGLSPKPQDQLGYCGSLVREMLSKKHTAYAWPFYKPVDVNALRLHDYHEIIKHPMDLSSIKAKLENRQYREAQEFAADVRLMFSNCYKYNPPDHEVVGMARKLQDVFEMRFAKMPDELDMKPMAVPPPPTLLHHPAPVKPQPPLGRIGSSSDSSSSSSSSSSSSTDDSEEERAQRLAELQEQLKAVHEQLAALSQPQATKPKRKEKEKEKEKKEKKKEKHKKKGGLMTALVDEIQEPMPVLQLPKKVKTSHSSSKDLLPKKKPSKKDGVKNSHPPTLLPTPSLEDEPAAAMAMSAGSSATWEKCKPMSYEEKRQLSLDINKLPGDKLGRVVHIIQSREPSLKNSNPDEIEIDFETLKPSTLRELERYVSTCLRKKKKVSVEKPAEALMVASKKAGSSSESSGSSSDSEAEVTGLIPKLQKKKSQLVKDGKKSHPHVHSGPPGLISQAPGLQATIHMKPQPPQQAPAPGFMAGPVAALESSQMLENSFDPLPHFGQPLMHLPHHAGNAASPAAPQHNAHPAAGPASPETHPFLNQHPALTPAGETPSLHNAMPQQPSRPSHKAAAMPAKPPLQQQQAVAPPQPQPAMPVPQHPQPPPAPQQQQQQQPPPQQQLQPQSSAPPPAPPPPQQQQHQQHQLPPHILHPPQPLHQRPLSLSPPTLTPQGLLSSQPPQMLLEEDDEEPGPTMPLSQMHLYLQQLQQGRQPQQPQQLMQSLQAQARQQQQQQQQQQQQQQQQQQQQQQQQLQQQQQQQQQQQQQQQQLQQQQQQQQQQQQQQQQQQQQQPVQQLSAQPLMQSVQVQSQLASLAPPELSAQAQAPPAPSHQAKPQQMPMHQARHMQHTQQTQQQQQMGYQQGPGQAAGPQSSQHKVPGLSAKPQHNIIHQQQQQQPSPRQIKADHYNAGHHRDNPSPLMMHSPQLPQYPPVVHQSPPHSMQPKKQQRVPVSHAGPKEERLAPSPVMRGEPFNPAMRPDHHKHPDSKPSIAGHGQQNAKSMDSSRPVIRSSESSGPPPSLQDKEKFRQESKAPVAPKKVQEVKLKNMGSWASLAQKATSAPSSALKSSSDSFEQFRRALREKEEREKALKAQAEQAEKERIRREQEKLRGRDEEEVMEAPRRVHEEPRRRQEQQHMQPPPQQQQPPPQQQQQPEPQPAPVQQAVQQPPTPPQPAAHNPMDQQRELARRREQERRRREAMAATIDMNFQSDLMAIFEENLF